The DNA region tatatatatatatatatatatatatatatatatatatatatatatatatatatatatatacaactttTAAAATAAGATCGATGAATCAAGGTAAGCATAGTGTCAAGGTAGCTCTTTGTTTCATGTAAACGGCGAACATACTCTTTTTAGGTCTGTGTTACTTTCACTAGAGTCTGTCTCGAGTAATAAGGCAGCGGGTACATCAGTCGtaactcttctttttttccaagacaaaatacaaaataggtGCAAGTAGTAAATCCTATGAAACTTTGTCTTCTCCAGCAATCTCAGGTTCCATCTCCGCCCATTTTAGTTGTGCTAACCAATCAGCGTCTTAAACACACCCACCGCTCTGGCGAAAGAGCTTGAAAGCCTGCTACACTATTTATTCGAAATCTCCCGACAGAACTAGTCAGAAATCTCGCAGACAACTTGGAAATAAAGTAAAAGGagcttgtttttttctccagcaagaTTTGACTTTAAATATTCATCGAAACGCttgtttcataaaaaaaaaaacagttcgtACCGCACGTGTATCTTCAAACTCGTTTCAGATTCAGACAGctgctttaaacattttttttgcagCTAAGAGAATTAACTTCATCACGCGGCAGTGCATGTCTGACAGCTTTATTAGCTGTTACCAATACTGAAGACGCTTTTATTTCTTCGAAGCATTGTCTTGTTGCCCCGAGCTGCATTTCCCGGTTCCATTCGGGAGCGCTCCATTCAGGCCGGGCGAGGTTTTATTCGATTGCATTTTTTTCCCGCTGATTTTTGTCAGTACCCGATCTTTCGTATGAATCTACTCGATCCCTTCATGAAGATGACAGACGAGCAGGAGAAGTGTCTTTCAGACGCCCCCAGTCCGAGCATGTCTGAGGATTCCGCTGGGTCCCCCTGTCCGTCTGGTTCCGGATCCGATACAGAGAACACCCGACCGACGGAGAATAACGTCATGGGCCCGGATGGCCAGAGGTCCGATTTCAAGAAAGATACAGAGGACGACAAATTCCCCGTTTGTATCAGGGAGGCGGTGTCCCAGGTGCTGAAGGGCTACGACTGGACCCTGGTGCCAATGCCTGTCAGGGTGAACGGATCAAGCAAAAACAAGCCACATGTGAAAAGACCAATGAATGCTTTTATGGTGTGGGCTCAAGCTGCACGACGGAAACTGGCTGACCAGTATCCCCATTTGCACAACGCGGAGCTCAGTAAAACGCTTGGAAAACTATGGAGGTAAGCTGGCCTTTTATTCACCTATTAGGTCCAACTGATTATCGGAAAGGGTTTGTTTGCGCTTTTGGTGTCAAAACATTTTTGCTTTCCTATCTTTGGCCTCTCgaagtttaataaaataatgaccGCCTCTGTGCAAGTGCCAATAACAAGCGTTTTCTGTATGTTGTTCTAAATTAATATCATGGCGAAAAGTTGTATTTTTGAAGGAATGGAATTGTTACTTTGCATTAAAGTGTAAAACCGCAACACATCTCGTAAATGCCGACTAACTGGCCCCCctaattgtacagtatattgaagtttattagtataaaatacataatttgaTTGCGCTCCTGAAATTCCAAGGCTCGTATAGGTTAACAACGAGCCAGTTTCTGTGccacaaaatattattttaaaattgaactACTGTGTCATTGAGAAAATTCTGTCGCAGCCAACGAGACAACTTGTGTATGAACAGCCACTGGAAGGCGTTGTCTTTAAGTTTATATTCCCTGCTCGCTTTTCAAAACCAACTTGGCAGCTGTTTAAGTGCTGCTgttgctgtatgtgtgtgtgtgtgtgtgtgtgtgtgtgcgcgtgtgtgtgtgtccttgtgCGCCGTGGGGTGCTACTGTGTAATTTTGCCAGCGCACTGCACAACTTTGTAGTACTGTTGATTGTACCAGAAGTAATTATAATAAGAGAAGAGAATTAACCAATAAATGCCAATCTAAAAGTCTAGTTGTTAAGCTGGAAAGTTGAGACGCAGTTGTGTTTTGCTGATTGACTGACCGATTGTCTTTTCTTGCTTAGATTGCTTAACGAAGTAGAAAAGCGTCCTTTTGTCGAAGAGGCCGAGCGACTGAGAGTACAGCACAAGAAGGATCACCCCGATTACAAGTATCAGCCCAGAAGGAGAAAGTCAGTGAAAAATGGGCAAAATGAGCCGGAAGACACAGCGGAGCAAACTCACATCTCACCCAATGCCATCTTCAAAGCCCTGCAGCAAGTGGACTCCCCGCACTCGGCTTCTAGTATGAGCGAGGTGCACTCTCCAGGCGAGCACTCGGGTGAGTCCGTTAGCTATACAGCGCCTTGAGATTGCGATTGCATTCAGATCAAATATAGATCTGAACATTTAGAGCTTCACTTGTCGACTGTCAAGAGAGTTTAGCTAAAAGTCGAGCTTGCCAAGTttagtgtattatatatttaaaaaaaagtaaaataaaacgaAGCGCTTTGATGTGCCCTCTAATGTCTTCACGTGTGAGATTTATTTGGATAATGAAAATGGGGAAACTGGATTTAGATGGTTATATACCATAATGCCTTTCAATGGTTAATTTAATCAAATCCAGCATAGATCGGATTATCTCCTAAACAGAGTgttgattttaaaaagagttGATTTATGCAAATCATTACTTTTCATTTCCAAAGAAATGAATGTATGTTTAAGATTTTAAAGTTACCTTTTGGAAGAAGGTGAAGACCACTTCAGTTTAATGTTTGTTTCCAGGCTTTGAAACATTCCTTGACATTTTTAAAGCTGTCTTTACCCTTGCTagtttatatttcaaaatgtacagcatgCATTTATTCTTCAAGTGCATTTGTTAGTGGAGGACAATGTTTAGCACACATCTTGTAGATTTacatctgcaaaataaataaataaatgcttttcatTCTCTAGTCTTTACCCTTTCCAATGAAAATTGAAACTGTTTTTCTTTAGTATGTTTACATTCACTAAACATATAtggcttcatttttattttttaggtcaATCCCAAGGGCCCCCCACACCTCCCACTACTCCGAAAACCGACGTGCAGCCTGGAAAAGCTGATCTGAAACGCGAGGGGCGCCCTCTGCAGGAGGGAAGTGGCAGGCAGCCCCACATTGACTTCAGAGACGTTGACATTGGGGAGCTGAGCAGCGATGTCATCTCCAATATTGAGGCATTCGACGTTAATGAGTTTGACCAATATCTGCCACCAAATGGTCACCCTGGAGTCCCCGTCACCACCTCAACacatggccagagtggacagtcCGTCTACACTGGTAGCTATGGCATCAGTAGCACCTCTATCAGCCAGACAGCAGGCGTTGCAGGGCACAACTGGATGTCCAAACAGCAGCAaccccagcagcagcagcagccacaGCCACAACAACACTCCATGACTACCCTCAGCACTGAACAAAGCCAGGGGCAACAAAGAACAACACACATCAAGACCGAACAGCTGAGTCCAAGTCACTACAGTGAGCAGCAGCACTCACCACAACAGATCAACTATGGCACCTTCAACATGCAGCATTTCACCCCGTCGTATCCCAGCATCACCCGCTCCCAGTATGACTATTCAGACCACCAGAGTGCGAACTCTTATTACAGTCACGCTGCAAGTCAAAGCTCAAGCCTGTACTCAACGTTCACTTACATGAGCCCCACACAGCGGCCCATGTATACTCCCATTGCAGATACCACAGGGGTCCCTTCTATTCCACAGACCCACAGCCCTCAGCACTGGGAACAACCTGTCTACACACAACTCACTCGGCCTTAAGAGACTTTGAAACCTGCACACAAAAAGTGACTGTTGTTCCCGTGGCCGGCTGAATTCACAGAAAGAAACTGGAGAAGCTATGTATCACCGTTCAGTGTCAACCGATTTCTAAAAAGAAAGTATTTCAGAGGAAACTTTGAAAAGCGGGACTTAGAGTGAaaccgagaaaaaaaaaattaaaaaggcaatgtGAAAAGGTTTGAACTTTCTGAACAGTTTACTCAGTGCCTTTTTGTCTGGACttgtaattaatcattttttagcCATAAAAGGGTCCTCTGTGAggacatatgaatttgaaatattttagtaTGTACTGTGTATGTTTACTTTTTCTGCAGTCTATTTTTTTGGgattttaaacatatttgtagagaaaaagaaaagctcttattttttcaaataatctaTAAACCACTTCTGGTAGTGCTGTCCGCTATAGCTTTTTCTTTTGGTGATATGACATATTTTTGTAcaggataaaaaaatatatatcattttgtttttacttcgtCTAGCAATAATGTACCATGCTTTTGTAACTTTTGTAGCTCCTCTGAAATTGAAAAGAGGTTCCCTACATATCGAAAAAGGTACCCCAActagaaaaaaacacaagtttttgtagccatataaaaaaagatttagcGCTGTACTTTCAAGagcagaatgtgtgaaaaataaacGGGAAATCCCTTTCACTGCCCATAATTCCTTCTTGATTCTTTTCACATGACTACAATGAGTTCTCGCGGAAGATATTTCACCGCACCAACAGTGCCTACGATCCGTGCATTTGAGACCCAGATGAAATTTTCTCCACTTCCCATAGCCTGACATGCCACACCAGTGCTACACTGGCCAGAAGCCCCAGCTGATACATTACTCACTGCTTGACAACATCTGCTAAACAGGTCCAGGAAATGGCCTTTGACACTTGAAGATCTTACAGGTCACCACCACAGTCACTTCATTCTTTCAGTCTTGTGTTATCCCTGCACCACTCCCTATCCCGAACCTTTGTTAAGTTATTTAttagtattaattttattttaaaataaatatttgcattttattcctTTTAATACAGCTGTgtacaactaattaatattttagtttacaaaaagacaaaaaaatttgAAGCTGTTATTGGAAGGTTATGTTTGTCTAAAAAGATGGTGCAAATTAAAACCATTGTTTATTTATCAATTGTATGATTTGTTTgttattaaaaaagtgttttttaatcTTGCATTTAGCTGTGTACagatgtgttttaattttaataaatctttattaaatgtaaaagtacaaAAAGGAAAGATCAACTGGAAAGATTCTCTCTTATTCTTCCAAATGTAACGCATCACTTACTTGTTCTGATTTTCAGCTCTTGGGACTATTAGTCAAAATGAACTTTCAAAAAAAAGAGCAACACTAATTGGGCCTGTTACTAATTGTTccatataaaataatttgttggctgcatTGTAaagatttcttttctttataagcacagcatattttttccatttaaaatagggtatattgtttcctgcttttttttttatatatattttattactggCTTCTGCAAATTCTGTATGCAACTGAACAAAGCGTTTTGTTTTTCTCTAGGTACGTTTAACACGTTGTTGCCTTTTTTGTATAATGTTGTTTGCAATAAAAGCAAAATTGTATTAAAATCAGATATTCTTGAATGTATCTTCTTTTTTTCAGTGCAGTAATGTGTGGCCCGTGTTCCTTACATGCACATGGGGACTGGCAGCCCTGTGCTTCAACATGTCAGTGTGTTGGCTGTCGTGCCGCACCATTAAAAAGAGAGCTGAGTGCGGGGAACAGATGACAACTCACGAGAGTGTGTGTGGCTGAACAGGTACTAAAGAGTGTGTAAGGCTTTGTGTTAATGGCAGAGTGTCAGCAGTGCACTACAGAGATGGAGCCGAGTCAGGTTTCAGAGGCGGGGACCCATTAGCCAAATGCACGTTTTTGTATGTCGTTTTTGTGGCTCTACTCTTAACATAAAACTTAAACGACAACCGTTGTCGGGATTGTGGGCTGTCTGTGTAGCTCAGGGCCTGAGCTCCGGGTTACACATAAAATATAGCAGTCTGAAGTGCTCAAGTGGCAGTCTTGATCAGCACTGTTTGCCTGCTAATTTTAGAACTCTTTAAGgctgattaacagaaaaatgttatttaaaaaaaaagggttgtaagaaaaattcaaacaattttttaaGAATATAAAGCAAGTCTTTTAGCAGCACTGGCAAGTTGTTTTAAAGGTATGGCAAGGCCAGAGACTCCATAACACTGTGAAGggaaaaattcacaaaaaggcAGGGATACATCATTGCTAATAGACGCTGGAGTAGGAGCATGTTCTGGCGATTGTATTTGCTCATTTTTGTTGAATACCTTGTTCACGCTGTAACTTAACATTTTCCTTATGAAAAAAAGTTGCTGTTTGCCACagctgaatacattttaaacGGCGCTTATCTGAGTAATCGGGCAATGAACCCAGAAATTTAAACTGCTTTAATTATTGCGGTCGTGGTTTTTCACTCATGTAAGGACAGAGTGAAAtccttaaaaaaaatatcaaagctaAGAAATTACAAACCGCTTATTAAAGTGGGTCCAATACATCACTTGACCTTTTTTATAGTCTTGAATAGCAAACATTTTTGTGAACAATTTTACAAAACACATGAATGATAAAAGCAGTTCTACAAAATGCAGAAGCATTTGGTAAATATTTCTATAGAAATGGCTGAGGGGTGAAATAATGGTTCATAAAAAGTCTTTAACTGTGGCAACTAATAACAATTAAATCTCTAAATGAAGACACTTGCCGCAAGAATCCCTGTCTTTATGGTCCAGGATTCTCCACCTTTTGTCAGCACTCCATTAAATACCTGATTGTGTTTACCGTAATATTTAGAAGAATACAGTTAGAGTCTTTGTCAGTCATACTACGTTTTGCCTCTAAATTTCAAAGCAAATGATGATTTACCCGTCAAAAGCAAAAGCAGGTATCCATACAGCTCACACTTTAAAGGAACGGTCATGTTTACCATTTCCAttcatttgcttagcagatgcttttattcaaagcaactttCAAAAGGGATCAAAATAAACACCAGTCTGAGGTGTCACAAAAAACATGatgcaagagtcataaaaaggtttggggcagccacccgtttaATATTTTCTGGCTGCAAAAGAATAAATTGTTCACATTGATGTGCTcagtacagagtccaaaacagaactgatgagttAGGGTAagtatggtggctttaaaggccagcaaggGAAGTGAGGTCATTCAGGGTGAAAGGGCTGGGACCTTCCATAGGCTGGGACCCGTACGTGACATTATCAAAACGGCTGGAACCAGAAGGCTCTTCGTTCATAGGTTccacaccggaagtgacatcatcagaagggctggaaccagaagtgacattatcagggccaggcggaatttcctgtaaACGGtgtgcaggaaagtgagaaaaaaggtcagtgcactctaccacctcctggtctggtgtggaattactcttatttagaccctttagctgccttccatgcacacatgtgtgacagaagACTGTTTGGGAAACAAGTGTCACAGGACGAGGGTACacaattgatcatcacaagtgaagacctcccaacaaaatacaagctagttACAATTTCCTAGATTAAAAAACCTAACAGTATAATTTAGACAGAATTTCACCAAACGAGTTTCTAAAcgtttcttaaacacattgagggagtcagctgttcagatggaggtgggccgagtgttccaccagccaggagctacacataTAAAGAGcttggactgagatttgattcCACACACAACTGGCATCACAAGATGCTGTTCATCATCAAACCTGAATGGTGGAGAAGGAGCGGAAGATCTCAGTAGTGTCTACAGGTATACAAGTACatacccactgactactctgcagGAATTAAGCAGCCAGTAGCCATACTACCTGTGCTTCAGAGCATCTACATGAAGCTAAGCACATTTGGGCCTGGCCAGTGCTTGGATGtgtgaccatctaggaaaagctagggttgcttctggaagaggtgttggtgtgaccagcagggggcgcttaccatGTTGTCTATATGTGTATCCCAATGCCACAGtgaagtgacagggacactgtgctggaAATGTCGTGTGGTCCTTCGAATGAGATGTGAAATCAAGGTCCTGACTCACTGTGGTCAATAAAGATCCctgtatatctttaaaaaaataggttttatcccaatgtcctggctaaattacccatCACGGCCTAATCTATTCTgccccccctaatcatcccctgtctctaattgactGCCTCTCTCacaccttcaccacctaatagctaatgtgtattgagcatactggtgcaataatggcagCCATCACATAATCCAGGTGGGCTACacgttggtggtggttgaagtggttcccctctgtctatgtaaagcactttgagtagcatGAAATCACTATatacatgtaattaattattattattattattattattattattaatacatgcCTGTACAAGAAGCCAATGCAGTGATCTGAAGAAAGGAATGAGATTTGCCTGTCTTAGCTGGGTGAATATCAAATGTGTTGCTGCATTTTGTATCATCTGTGGCAGCTTGGTGATACATGTCAGTGCTCCTGTAGATGagcaaagcctggaccaggactTGTGCTGCATCTTCTTGTATAAAGTAAATCTACAAGACTGAAAGACCATAGCAACATGGtccctgaaggacagctggtcatcattCAATACCCCAAAGTTGAGAACTTATTTGAAGGTGTTAGTGATAGTGAGTCAAGCTGAACAAGACAGGATGCTGAAACAATGAACAAACTGGGATAACAAGATGGTCCGTCTTTACCAGGTTGAGCTGAAGATGGCATTCCTTAATTCAGACTataatatcagtgagacatgtaaTATTTCTAACTGTGATTCTCTTGAGGGAGCAACAGGTATAGCTGTCTATTACCAGCATAGCACTGATGGGAAAAACCATGGGACTGGATGACTGGACCAAGTGAGATGGTATATTGAGAGAAGAGgagctggcccagcactgataCTTGGGGCACACCACTGCCAGGACACACAGTAGGACGTACCCAAGAGGTAGGCCTGAAGCCACTTGAGGGCAGTACTAGTGATGTCaaagtcagagagggtggcaaggaggTTCTGGTGGTTGCTAGCAGCAAGGGCAGACAAGAGACCTAGCAGGATGAGCACAGATGCCATGCTGGTAGCTCTGGCCTGCTGTAACATATCAACACCTGGAAGTAGAGCTGTCACGGTGGAGTGGCCATTCGTGGATGGGTTATGAATAGAACTGGATCCTGTTATTCAGTGAAGCTTACTGCTGAAGTACAGCGTTAATGATAAAACATGCTGTGCTAATTAATGGTTAGCTATTAACATTTGCCTGCAAGGTGGAAGGTGAACAAAgtaaacaaacattaaacaggAAATTCCCCCTTTTGACAAATTGGCTCATTAAAAAGGTTCCCAGCTCATCAAAGTCCTTTATCTACTGTACTTGCTTCTCAGTAGAAAAAGAGAAGATAGATTCATGGATATCtaa from Erpetoichthys calabaricus chromosome 14, fErpCal1.3, whole genome shotgun sequence includes:
- the sox9a gene encoding transcription factor SOX-9a, giving the protein MNLLDPFMKMTDEQEKCLSDAPSPSMSEDSAGSPCPSGSGSDTENTRPTENNVMGPDGQRSDFKKDTEDDKFPVCIREAVSQVLKGYDWTLVPMPVRVNGSSKNKPHVKRPMNAFMVWAQAARRKLADQYPHLHNAELSKTLGKLWRLLNEVEKRPFVEEAERLRVQHKKDHPDYKYQPRRRKSVKNGQNEPEDTAEQTHISPNAIFKALQQVDSPHSASSMSEVHSPGEHSGQSQGPPTPPTTPKTDVQPGKADLKREGRPLQEGSGRQPHIDFRDVDIGELSSDVISNIEAFDVNEFDQYLPPNGHPGVPVTTSTHGQSGQSVYTGSYGISSTSISQTAGVAGHNWMSKQQQPQQQQQPQPQQHSMTTLSTEQSQGQQRTTHIKTEQLSPSHYSEQQHSPQQINYGTFNMQHFTPSYPSITRSQYDYSDHQSANSYYSHAASQSSSLYSTFTYMSPTQRPMYTPIADTTGVPSIPQTHSPQHWEQPVYTQLTRP